In a single window of the Streptomyces sp. NBC_00285 genome:
- a CDS encoding 3'-5' exonuclease has translation MGWHRELLIGFDLETTGTDPLEARIVTGAVIEVRDGQPAGRREWLADPGVEIPADAVAVHGISNERVTAEGRPADQVAESIADVLADYWKTGVPVVAYNAAFDLSLLSAELRRYGLPSLRERLGGLDPAPVIDPYTIDRSVDRYRRGKRNLEAVCTEYGVPLDAAHDASADALAAARLACAIADRHPKVAALGPADLHRRQIEWYAQWAADFQSFLRRKGDATAVVDGTWPLREPADHTV, from the coding sequence ATGGGCTGGCACCGAGAGCTGCTGATCGGCTTCGACCTGGAGACCACCGGCACCGATCCGCTCGAGGCGCGCATCGTCACGGGAGCCGTGATCGAGGTCAGGGACGGGCAGCCCGCCGGGCGCCGGGAGTGGCTGGCCGACCCGGGCGTGGAGATCCCGGCGGACGCGGTCGCGGTGCACGGCATCAGCAACGAGCGGGTGACCGCCGAGGGCCGCCCCGCCGACCAGGTCGCCGAATCCATCGCGGACGTCCTCGCCGACTACTGGAAGACGGGCGTCCCCGTCGTCGCGTACAACGCCGCGTTCGACCTGAGCCTGCTCTCCGCCGAGCTGCGCCGCTACGGCCTGCCGTCCCTGCGCGAGCGCCTGGGCGGCCTCGACCCCGCCCCGGTCATCGACCCGTACACCATCGACCGCTCGGTGGACCGCTACCGCCGCGGCAAGCGCAACCTCGAAGCGGTCTGCACGGAGTACGGCGTCCCGCTCGACGCCGCCCACGACGCGTCGGCCGACGCCCTCGCCGCGGCGCGGCTGGCCTGCGCGATAGCCGACCGCCACCCCAAGGTCGCCGCCCTCGGCCCGGCGGACCTGCACCGCCGCCAGATCGAGTGGTACGCGCAGTGGGCGGCGGACTTCCAGAGCTTCCTGCGCCGCAAGGGCGACGCGACGGCGGTGGTCGACGGCACCTGGCCGCTGCGCGAGCCGGCCGACCACACGGTGTGA
- a CDS encoding DMT family transporter, whose amino-acid sequence MSDARRTDSVLLLVAIVWGSSYLSAQTATSALPVLLVLFARYALSAVACLGVVASRGRSPRRWTRAEVRAGIPLGLTQAAVLLVETYGVAHTSAANAGLIISLTIVLTPLLDRTGHAGGLPAVFYAAAGLCVLAVGVLMAGSGFHAPRLGDLLMLGAAVVRAGHVALVGRLTSGRAVRPLHLTTLQTLVGTALFLVPAGRDLPTLARADAATWTQLLYLALFCSVFAFLAQTWAVQRTSASRASLLLGTEPIWAAAVGVVLGGEHFTALTGLGAVMMVTGTYWGQSVERAHRTTTLRRHEVHSTEEDPRSPATTPTAV is encoded by the coding sequence GTGTCCGACGCCCGCCGTACCGACTCGGTACTCCTGCTGGTCGCGATCGTCTGGGGATCGAGTTATCTCTCCGCCCAGACGGCGACGTCCGCCCTCCCCGTCCTGCTGGTTCTCTTCGCCCGCTACGCCCTGTCCGCGGTCGCCTGTCTGGGTGTCGTCGCCTCCCGCGGGCGAAGCCCGCGCCGGTGGACGCGGGCCGAAGTGCGCGCCGGCATCCCCCTGGGCCTCACCCAGGCCGCCGTCCTGCTCGTGGAGACCTACGGCGTCGCCCACACCAGCGCCGCCAACGCGGGGCTCATCATCAGCCTGACCATCGTCCTCACCCCCCTTCTCGACCGCACCGGTCACGCGGGCGGTCTGCCGGCCGTCTTCTACGCCGCCGCCGGGCTGTGCGTCCTGGCCGTCGGGGTCCTGATGGCGGGCAGCGGCTTTCACGCGCCCCGGCTCGGAGATCTGCTCATGCTCGGCGCGGCGGTCGTGCGGGCGGGCCATGTGGCCCTGGTCGGCCGGCTCACCTCGGGCCGGGCGGTACGGCCACTGCACCTCACGACCCTGCAGACCCTCGTCGGCACGGCACTGTTCCTCGTCCCGGCCGGGCGTGATCTGCCGACCCTGGCCCGCGCGGACGCCGCCACCTGGACGCAGCTGCTGTATCTCGCCCTGTTCTGCAGCGTGTTCGCCTTCCTCGCCCAGACCTGGGCGGTGCAGCGCACCTCGGCCAGCCGGGCCAGCCTGCTGCTGGGCACCGAGCCGATCTGGGCCGCCGCGGTGGGAGTCGTGCTGGGCGGCGAGCACTTCACCGCGCTGACCGGACTCGGCGCGGTCATGATGGTCACCGGCACCTACTGGGGGCAGTCAGTGGAGCGAGCCCACCGCACAACCACCCTGCGCCGCCACGAGGTTCACTCCACCGAAGAGGACCCCAGATCCCCGGCCACGACACCTACGGCCGTCTGA
- a CDS encoding LysR family transcriptional regulator: MDERQLRILRELGELGSVTAVAEALLVTPSAISQQLRLLQRSAEVPLTERDGRRLVLTDAGQALADAAIEVETALARARHTVEEFVDRPDAEVSVAAFHSAGAAFFPLLLRALAGPGTPVPRLADEDVPQEDFPRLTREYDLVLAHRLDHAPPWPRTVTVTTLLHEPLDVAMPADHPLAAKRRVTPHDVAGEPWITVHDGFPVMATIEAIAAASGHRLHLAHRINEFAVAAEAVAAGGGLALMPRWTTRRHPALALRPLSGVQARRHIDALYRPERTARRAVRTVLTELRRAARKVQG, translated from the coding sequence ATGGACGAGAGACAGCTGCGGATCCTGCGGGAGCTGGGCGAACTGGGCAGCGTCACCGCGGTCGCCGAGGCACTGTTGGTGACTCCGTCGGCGATCTCACAGCAGTTGCGGCTGCTCCAGCGTTCGGCCGAGGTGCCGCTGACCGAGCGCGACGGTCGCCGGCTGGTGCTCACGGACGCCGGGCAGGCCCTCGCGGACGCGGCCATCGAGGTGGAGACGGCGCTGGCGCGCGCCCGACACACGGTCGAGGAGTTCGTGGACCGGCCCGACGCCGAGGTCTCGGTGGCGGCCTTCCACAGCGCCGGCGCGGCCTTCTTCCCGCTTCTGCTGCGCGCCCTCGCCGGACCCGGCACCCCGGTTCCGAGACTCGCCGACGAGGACGTCCCCCAGGAGGACTTCCCCCGCCTCACCCGCGAGTACGACCTCGTCCTGGCCCACCGCCTCGACCACGCCCCGCCCTGGCCGCGCACGGTCACGGTGACCACGCTGCTGCACGAACCCCTGGACGTGGCGATGCCCGCCGACCACCCCCTGGCCGCCAAACGCCGGGTGACCCCGCATGACGTGGCCGGCGAGCCATGGATCACCGTCCACGACGGCTTCCCGGTCATGGCCACCATCGAGGCGATCGCCGCCGCATCGGGTCACCGCCTCCATCTGGCCCACCGCATCAACGAGTTCGCGGTGGCGGCGGAGGCGGTGGCAGCGGGGGGAGGCCTGGCACTGATGCCCCGCTGGACGACGCGGCGGCATCCGGCCCTGGCACTGAGACCCCTGAGCGGCGTTCAGGCGAGACGGCACATCGACGCCCTGTACCGCCCGGAGAGGACGGCGAGAAGGGCGGTCCGCACGGTTCTGACAGAACTGAGGAGGGCAGCACGAAAGGTCCAGGGGTGA
- a CDS encoding phosphotransferase enzyme family protein — MDEARARDVLAAAEVLPGSARLLALGENAVFAAGDLVVKVGRDAELLDRARRELDIAGWLAEAGVPAVRAAEPKARLVEGHPVTVWHRLPDQVRPAGPADLAELLRVVHALPSPSFDLPPRELLGGVERWLRLAGEAIDSADAAYLRERRDGFAAAAAAVSPRLVPGPIHGDALPRNVHVGPDGPVLVDLETFSADLREHDLVVMALSRDRYGLPPEAYDSFTAAYGWDVREWEGCSVLRGARETASCAWVAQHAPSNPEALAEFERRVASLRDGDEMVRWYPF; from the coding sequence ATGGACGAGGCACGGGCACGGGACGTACTGGCCGCGGCCGAGGTGCTGCCGGGGTCGGCGCGGCTGCTCGCCCTGGGAGAGAACGCCGTGTTCGCCGCCGGTGACCTGGTCGTCAAGGTGGGGCGCGACGCCGAACTCCTCGACCGAGCCCGTCGCGAACTCGACATCGCGGGGTGGCTGGCCGAGGCGGGGGTGCCGGCGGTCCGGGCGGCCGAACCGAAGGCCCGGCTGGTCGAGGGGCATCCGGTGACGGTGTGGCACCGGCTCCCCGATCAGGTACGGCCCGCCGGTCCGGCGGATTTGGCCGAACTGCTGCGGGTGGTGCACGCGCTGCCGTCCCCCTCCTTCGACCTGCCTCCCCGTGAGCTGCTGGGCGGGGTCGAACGGTGGCTGCGGCTCGCGGGCGAGGCGATCGACTCCGCTGACGCGGCGTACCTCCGCGAGCGTCGGGACGGGTTCGCGGCGGCCGCGGCCGCGGTTTCACCTCGTCTGGTGCCGGGGCCGATTCACGGTGACGCCCTTCCCCGCAATGTCCACGTGGGACCGGACGGGCCTGTCCTTGTCGACCTGGAGACCTTCTCCGCCGACCTGCGTGAGCACGATCTGGTGGTGATGGCCCTGTCCCGTGACCGTTACGGTCTGCCGCCCGAGGCCTATGACTCGTTCACCGCCGCTTACGGGTGGGATGTACGGGAGTGGGAGGGCTGCTCGGTGCTTCGGGGGGCTCGGGAGACGGCGAGCTGTGCGTGGGTCGCTCAGCATGCGCCGTCGAATCCCGAGGCGCTGGCCGAGTTCGAGCGGCGGGTGGCGTCTTTGCGGGACGGCGACGAGATGGTGCGGTGGTATCCGTTCTGA
- a CDS encoding carbohydrate ABC transporter permease gives MTLVTATKRPAQGPPRAEGKRPSERGAWFLVLPALIPILVLSVGPLLYGILLSFTDAQSGRTQATRWIGGLNFQDLLHDTLFWESFRIGLVWAVGVTVPQFLLALGLALLLDQDLKLRWLARALAIIPWAMPEVVVGVMWRLVYNPDAGVLNETLRGLGLGDGRDWLSGLSTALPAVIVVGVWAGMPQTTVTLLAGLQNTPRELHEAAAMDGAGAWRRFRTVTWPALRPVALTITALNFIWNFNSFALVYVLTSGGPGGRTRLPMLFAYEEAFRYGQFGYAAAMGCVMVAVVSVLLALFLVGRLKGGDDA, from the coding sequence TTGACCTTGGTGACCGCGACGAAGCGGCCGGCGCAGGGCCCACCGCGCGCAGAGGGGAAGCGGCCCTCCGAGCGCGGGGCCTGGTTCCTGGTGCTGCCCGCGCTGATCCCGATCCTGGTGCTGAGCGTGGGGCCCCTGCTGTACGGGATCCTGCTGTCCTTCACCGACGCCCAGTCGGGCCGCACGCAGGCCACGCGGTGGATCGGGGGACTGAACTTCCAGGACCTGCTGCACGACACGCTGTTCTGGGAGTCGTTCCGGATCGGCCTGGTGTGGGCGGTCGGTGTGACCGTCCCGCAGTTCCTGCTGGCGCTCGGCCTCGCACTGCTCCTGGACCAGGACCTCAAGCTGCGCTGGCTCGCCCGTGCCCTCGCGATCATCCCGTGGGCCATGCCCGAGGTCGTCGTCGGTGTGATGTGGCGGCTCGTCTACAACCCGGATGCCGGTGTCCTCAACGAGACCCTCCGCGGCCTCGGCCTCGGTGACGGCCGCGACTGGCTCAGCGGCCTGTCCACCGCCCTGCCCGCCGTGATCGTCGTCGGCGTCTGGGCGGGGATGCCCCAGACCACGGTCACCCTGCTCGCCGGTCTCCAGAACACCCCGCGTGAACTCCACGAGGCGGCCGCGATGGACGGTGCGGGCGCCTGGCGCCGCTTCCGCACGGTCACCTGGCCCGCGCTCAGACCGGTGGCCCTCACGATCACCGCGCTCAACTTCATCTGGAACTTCAACTCGTTCGCCCTGGTCTACGTGCTGACCAGCGGCGGACCGGGAGGCCGCACCCGTCTGCCCATGCTCTTCGCCTACGAAGAGGCCTTCCGCTACGGCCAGTTCGGCTATGCGGCCGCGATGGGCTGTGTGATGGTCGCCGTCGTCTCCGTCCTCCTCGCCCTCTTCCTCGTCGGCCGCCTCAAGGGAGGTGACGACGCATGA
- a CDS encoding carbohydrate ABC transporter permease has product MRTSTTGRVGQYAALLAYLVFLAFPFLWLLSTAFKSPRELGSLHPTWIPRDPTLDNFRQAFDEQPLLRAAGNSLLAALAAAVIAVLIATPLAYVMARHRTRLAKAATGWVVVSQAFPIVLVIIPLFLVLKNLRLINSLTGLVMVYVVWALPFALWMLVGYVRAVPTELEEAAAVDGAGRLRTLVSVTAPLLAPGLVATGLFAFITAWNEFFFALVLLKTPEKQTLPVVLTHFIGAEGVADLGPLAAAAFLATLPSLIIFAIIQRRITGGMLTGAVKS; this is encoded by the coding sequence ATGAGGACCAGCACCACCGGTCGCGTCGGCCAGTACGCCGCGCTGCTCGCGTACCTCGTCTTCCTTGCCTTCCCCTTCCTCTGGCTGCTCTCCACCGCCTTCAAGTCCCCGCGCGAGCTGGGCAGTCTGCACCCCACCTGGATCCCCCGGGACCCCACCCTCGACAACTTCCGCCAGGCCTTCGACGAGCAGCCCCTGCTGCGCGCCGCAGGCAACTCCCTGCTCGCCGCGCTCGCCGCCGCCGTGATCGCCGTACTGATCGCCACCCCCCTCGCCTACGTCATGGCCCGCCACCGCACCCGGCTCGCGAAGGCCGCCACCGGCTGGGTGGTGGTCAGCCAGGCCTTCCCGATCGTCCTGGTGATCATCCCGCTGTTCCTGGTGCTGAAGAACCTGCGGCTGATCAACTCCCTGACGGGCCTGGTGATGGTGTACGTCGTGTGGGCGCTGCCGTTCGCGCTGTGGATGCTCGTCGGATACGTGCGTGCCGTGCCGACGGAGCTGGAGGAGGCGGCGGCCGTCGACGGGGCCGGGCGTCTGCGGACCCTGGTGTCGGTGACGGCACCGCTGCTCGCGCCGGGGCTCGTGGCGACGGGACTGTTCGCGTTCATCACCGCGTGGAACGAGTTCTTCTTCGCGCTGGTCCTGCTGAAGACGCCGGAGAAACAGACCCTGCCGGTCGTCCTCACCCACTTCATCGGTGCGGAGGGTGTCGCCGACCTCGGCCCGCTCGCGGCGGCCGCGTTCCTCGCCACCCTGCCCTCACTGATCATCTTCGCGATCATCCAACGACGTATCACGGGCGGCATGTTGACCGGGGCGGTGAAGAGCTGA
- a CDS encoding ABC transporter substrate-binding protein, whose product MRARWIVVLMLLLAGCTSGTTSGDGPVTLRFQSLAWQEESVAANRELVKEWNADHPDIKVEYVQGSWDSVHDQLLTSFEGGEAPDIIHDASDDLADFAYGGYLADLRDLLPERLMSDIPQRSWDTTTFDGGVYGVPFLQEPRVLIANADWLKKSRVRIPTPEHPWSWAEFQRITDRLSGGGKYGVAWPLKEPVSATLNLSLSAGGQLFHRGADGKVAIRFGKADETVPRTIHDQANTDHSASPTTLGSGGSDTLPGFFGGRYAMVPLGFSYRQQIAQQAPKGFRWQVLPAPAGADGLTQGVSPQTLSVAEDSPHKKEAAAFVDFLLQPKNMVQLALGDWMLPTGTKALGDPALHTAKDGWATGTALASHLRSAPAQSVRGYPEWKDKVATPAFQEYYSGAIGLADLRKRLEEDGNLVLARYQR is encoded by the coding sequence ATGCGTGCACGGTGGATCGTCGTCCTGATGCTGCTCCTCGCGGGCTGCACCAGCGGCACGACGTCCGGGGACGGCCCCGTCACCCTCCGCTTCCAGTCCCTGGCCTGGCAGGAGGAGTCCGTCGCGGCCAACAGGGAACTGGTGAAGGAGTGGAACGCCGACCACCCCGACATCAAGGTCGAGTACGTCCAGGGGAGTTGGGACAGTGTCCACGACCAGCTGCTCACCTCCTTCGAGGGCGGCGAGGCGCCGGACATCATCCACGACGCCTCCGACGACCTCGCGGACTTCGCCTACGGTGGCTACCTCGCGGATCTCAGGGACCTGCTGCCCGAGCGGCTCATGTCGGACATCCCGCAGCGGAGTTGGGACACGACCACCTTCGACGGCGGCGTCTACGGTGTGCCCTTCCTCCAGGAGCCCCGCGTCCTGATCGCCAACGCCGACTGGCTGAAGAAGTCCCGCGTACGGATTCCCACCCCCGAACACCCCTGGAGCTGGGCCGAGTTCCAGCGGATCACCGACCGGCTCAGCGGCGGCGGCAAGTACGGCGTGGCCTGGCCGCTGAAGGAACCCGTCTCCGCGACCCTCAACCTGTCCCTGTCGGCGGGGGGACAGCTCTTCCACCGGGGCGCCGACGGCAAGGTCGCCATCCGGTTCGGGAAGGCCGACGAGACCGTGCCGCGCACGATCCACGATCAGGCGAACACCGACCACAGCGCCTCACCCACCACGCTCGGCAGCGGCGGTTCCGACACCCTGCCCGGTTTCTTCGGCGGCAGGTACGCGATGGTCCCGCTGGGCTTCTCCTACCGCCAGCAGATCGCGCAGCAGGCCCCCAAAGGCTTCAGGTGGCAGGTGCTGCCCGCCCCGGCGGGTGCCGACGGACTCACTCAGGGCGTCAGCCCGCAGACCCTGTCCGTCGCCGAGGACAGCCCGCACAAGAAGGAGGCCGCCGCGTTCGTCGACTTCCTGCTCCAGCCGAAGAACATGGTCCAGCTGGCCCTCGGGGACTGGATGCTGCCCACCGGCACGAAGGCGCTCGGCGATCCCGCCCTGCACACCGCGAAGGACGGCTGGGCGACCGGCACCGCCCTCGCCTCCCACCTCCGGTCGGCGCCGGCGCAGTCCGTGCGCGGTTACCCCGAGTGGAAGGACAAGGTCGCCACTCCCGCCTTCCAGGAGTACTACAGCGGCGCCATCGGTCTCGCCGACCTGCGCAAACGACTTGAAGAGGACGGGAACCTGGTGCTCGCCCGCTATCAGCGCTGA
- a CDS encoding MMPL family transporter, with amino-acid sequence MANGDTRVRGLAARAGGWSARHRWAAVGIWVLFVVLAMGIGSAAGRVDVKDSDQLKGETHTAAKIIEDAGIDEPASETVLIQSKDAGGKATDADFRAAVTAVVKAVEGTGKVTDVTSPYDTGTISKDGRSALVQFDMRGEADTAGDRVDPVLKAVEGVQKEHESLRIEEIGGASMMKTFADAFGDDFEKAELSAVPVALGILLIAFGAAVAALLPVLLAVTAIMATMGLMGIVSHVMPMSDTANSVMLLVGLAVGVDYCLFYLRREREERQAGRDPQTALRIAAATSGRAIIVSGVTVCVAMAGMLFTGLAEFEAMGLASLMVVAVAMIGSITVLPALLSLLGERVEKGKIPYLHPESRLRRKRRGNQESRFWTAVLKGVLAKPVLSVVVAAGALLAIAAPALGMKTQNLTLDQQFGDSLPIVGTYNRVNDAFPGGSAPAEVVVKAADINSPEVTGALADFKAKAISSGASRGPVEIKLHDAQNLAFVYVPLVGGSDLDKAGASLDKLRDEVRPATLGKVDGVEAPITGEVAGSKDFNDQLAGAVVPVFAFVVVFAFGLMLLSFRSLTIAITSIVLNLLSVGAAYGILVAVFQHGWGASLVGAEGVGAIITWLPLFLFVILFGLSMDYHVFVVSRIREAHLRGRSTKDAIQHGVVTTAGVVTSAAVIMVAVFAIFGTLSMQSMKQMGVGLAAAVLIDATIIRGVLLPAVMALLGERNWYLPKWLNRLPDLTHDEAADAVALPVARDDEGERVKV; translated from the coding sequence ATGGCGAACGGAGATACACGGGTGCGGGGCCTGGCCGCCCGGGCCGGCGGCTGGAGCGCGCGGCACCGATGGGCTGCCGTCGGCATCTGGGTGCTGTTCGTCGTCCTGGCGATGGGAATCGGCTCGGCGGCGGGCCGGGTCGACGTCAAGGACAGCGACCAGCTGAAGGGGGAGACCCACACCGCCGCGAAGATCATCGAGGACGCCGGGATCGACGAGCCCGCCAGTGAGACGGTGCTGATCCAGTCCAAGGACGCGGGCGGCAAGGCGACCGACGCCGACTTCAGGGCCGCCGTCACCGCGGTCGTGAAGGCGGTCGAGGGCACCGGAAAGGTCACCGACGTGACCTCGCCGTACGACACGGGCACGATCTCCAAGGACGGCCGCAGCGCGCTCGTGCAGTTCGACATGCGCGGCGAGGCGGACACCGCGGGCGACCGGGTGGATCCGGTACTGAAGGCCGTCGAAGGGGTGCAGAAGGAGCACGAGTCGCTGCGGATCGAGGAGATCGGCGGCGCCAGCATGATGAAGACGTTCGCCGACGCGTTCGGGGACGACTTCGAGAAGGCCGAGCTCTCCGCGGTGCCGGTGGCCCTCGGCATCCTGCTCATCGCCTTCGGTGCCGCGGTCGCGGCCCTGCTGCCGGTGCTGCTCGCCGTCACCGCGATCATGGCGACGATGGGTCTGATGGGCATCGTCAGCCATGTCATGCCGATGAGCGACACCGCCAACTCCGTGATGCTGCTGGTCGGTCTGGCCGTCGGGGTCGACTACTGCTTGTTCTATCTGCGCCGCGAGCGTGAGGAGCGGCAGGCCGGGCGGGATCCGCAGACCGCTCTGCGGATCGCCGCCGCCACCAGTGGCCGCGCGATCATCGTCTCGGGTGTCACGGTGTGCGTGGCGATGGCGGGCATGCTGTTCACCGGGCTCGCCGAGTTCGAGGCGATGGGCCTGGCCTCGCTGATGGTCGTGGCGGTCGCGATGATCGGCTCCATCACCGTGCTGCCCGCGCTGCTCTCGCTGCTGGGCGAGCGGGTCGAGAAGGGCAAGATCCCCTATCTGCACCCCGAGAGCCGGCTGCGCCGCAAGCGGCGTGGCAACCAGGAGAGCCGGTTCTGGACCGCCGTGCTCAAGGGCGTCCTCGCGAAGCCCGTGCTCTCGGTCGTGGTCGCGGCCGGTGCGCTGCTCGCCATCGCGGCGCCCGCCCTCGGCATGAAGACCCAGAACCTCACCCTGGACCAGCAGTTCGGCGACTCGCTGCCCATCGTGGGGACCTACAACCGGGTCAACGACGCCTTCCCCGGCGGCTCCGCGCCGGCCGAGGTGGTCGTGAAGGCCGCCGACATCAACTCCCCCGAAGTCACCGGCGCGCTGGCCGACTTCAAGGCGAAGGCGATCTCCTCGGGCGCCTCGCGCGGCCCGGTCGAGATCAAGCTGCACGACGCGCAGAACCTCGCGTTCGTGTACGTCCCGCTGGTGGGCGGCTCCGACCTCGACAAGGCGGGCGCGAGCCTGGACAAGCTGCGCGACGAGGTGCGGCCGGCCACGCTCGGCAAGGTCGACGGCGTCGAGGCGCCGATCACCGGAGAGGTGGCCGGTTCCAAGGACTTCAACGACCAGTTGGCCGGAGCGGTCGTGCCGGTCTTCGCGTTCGTCGTGGTCTTCGCGTTCGGGCTGATGCTGCTGTCGTTCCGCTCGCTGACGATCGCGATCACCTCGATCGTGCTCAACCTGCTGTCGGTGGGCGCCGCTTACGGCATCCTCGTCGCCGTCTTCCAGCACGGCTGGGGCGCGTCCCTGGTGGGCGCGGAGGGCGTCGGCGCCATCATCACCTGGCTGCCGCTGTTCCTCTTCGTGATCCTGTTCGGCCTGTCGATGGACTACCACGTGTTCGTCGTCTCGCGGATCCGTGAGGCACATCTGCGGGGCCGCAGCACGAAGGACGCGATCCAGCACGGCGTGGTCACCACGGCCGGTGTCGTCACCAGCGCCGCCGTCATCATGGTCGCCGTGTTCGCGATCTTCGGGACGCTGTCCATGCAGTCCATGAAGCAGATGGGCGTGGGTCTCGCGGCCGCGGTGCTCATCGACGCGACGATCATCCGGGGTGTACTGCTCCCGGCGGTGATGGCACTGCTCGGCGAGCGCAACTGGTACCTGCCCAAGTGGCTGAACCGGCTGCCGGACCTCACCCACGACGAGGCCGCGGACGCCGTGGCGTTGCCCGTGGCGCGGGACGACGAGGGTGAGCGCGTGAAGGTCTGA
- a CDS encoding DUF1697 domain-containing protein, with protein MTTTYAALLRGINVGGNRKVPMADLRALMEGLGHGGVRSYLQSGQAVFTSDHGDEESLTAELAEAIEERFGFAVDVIVRDHAYLKAIAEDCPFPAAELEGKQLHVTYFSAPVDADRFAEIDQAAYLPEEFSLGDRALYLYAPNGLGRSKLAEHLAKPRLTKGLIATSRNWNTVVKLVEMTGG; from the coding sequence ATGACGACGACCTATGCGGCGCTGCTGCGCGGAATCAACGTCGGTGGCAACAGGAAGGTCCCCATGGCCGACCTGCGGGCGCTGATGGAAGGCCTCGGACACGGCGGTGTACGCAGCTACCTCCAGAGCGGCCAGGCGGTGTTCACCAGCGACCACGGCGACGAGGAGTCTCTGACCGCCGAGCTCGCGGAGGCGATCGAGGAGCGGTTCGGCTTCGCGGTCGACGTGATCGTCCGCGACCACGCCTATCTGAAGGCGATCGCCGAGGACTGCCCGTTTCCGGCCGCCGAGCTGGAGGGCAAACAGCTCCACGTCACCTACTTCTCGGCACCCGTCGACGCGGACCGCTTCGCGGAGATCGACCAAGCCGCCTATCTGCCCGAGGAGTTCAGCCTCGGCGACCGCGCCCTGTACCTGTACGCCCCGAACGGCCTCGGCCGCTCCAAGCTCGCCGAACACCTGGCCAAGCCGCGGCTGACCAAGGGCCTGATCGCCACGAGCCGCAACTGGAACACCGTCGTCAAGCTGGTGGAGATGACCGGTGGCTGA
- a CDS encoding nuclear transport factor 2 family protein, giving the protein MADHGSAVESVAAAVEGELRLLDPEVRASPELVGALLHPEFHEFGASGRRWDRSSVIVALAEAAEAGAAPIRASGMRGVELAPGLVHLTFDTEHNGSRAHRSSLWRLTRTGWLLYFHQATPFAE; this is encoded by the coding sequence GTGGCTGACCATGGCTCGGCCGTCGAGTCCGTCGCGGCCGCCGTGGAAGGGGAGTTGAGGCTGCTCGACCCTGAAGTGCGGGCCTCGCCCGAGCTGGTGGGCGCGCTGCTGCACCCGGAGTTCCATGAGTTCGGTGCGTCGGGCAGGCGCTGGGACCGGTCGTCGGTCATCGTCGCCCTCGCGGAGGCCGCGGAGGCGGGAGCCGCACCGATCCGGGCGTCCGGCATGAGGGGGGTCGAGCTCGCTCCCGGTCTGGTCCATCTCACCTTCGACACCGAGCACAACGGCAGCCGCGCACACCGCAGTTCGCTGTGGCGGCTCACGCGGACCGGGTGGCTGCTCTACTTCCACCAGGCGACGCCCTTCGCAGAATGA
- a CDS encoding transglutaminase-like domain-containing protein: MDSHLKHTPYSDPGDPDISGLPRDPGELARLVRGLIIHRGEGERLRHEIPRQRLHHDAESRYVSELLRILRERSDRPLTEPRAYGERFVGTCRDFALLHVSLLRATGTPARVRGGFATYFLDGFHEDHWVTEYRLPDGSWRLADPQVLHPGYDLDFDPLDVPRNRFLVAGDAWRACREGRADPATFGVSWLDRIRGLWYVRFAVLHDLAALNGVEVLPWDGWGPEILDDASLTGEDLALADAVARADDEADLRRLYAHPRLTVPDAVTSYTTYGGVRQVILRRASPGGSRAATRSA; the protein is encoded by the coding sequence ATGGACAGCCACCTGAAGCACACTCCGTACAGCGACCCTGGGGACCCGGACATCAGCGGGTTGCCGCGTGATCCCGGTGAACTCGCCCGTCTCGTACGGGGGTTGATCATCCACCGCGGGGAGGGCGAGCGTCTGCGGCACGAGATCCCGCGGCAACGGCTGCACCACGACGCCGAGTCGCGGTACGTCAGCGAACTCCTGCGGATCCTGCGCGAGCGCTCGGACCGGCCGCTCACCGAACCCCGGGCGTACGGCGAGCGGTTCGTCGGGACGTGCCGGGATTTCGCCCTGCTGCATGTCTCGCTGCTGCGGGCGACGGGCACCCCGGCACGGGTGCGCGGAGGCTTCGCCACATACTTCCTCGACGGCTTCCACGAGGATCACTGGGTCACCGAGTACCGGCTGCCGGACGGGAGTTGGCGGCTGGCCGACCCGCAGGTGCTGCACCCGGGGTACGACCTGGACTTCGATCCGCTGGATGTGCCGCGTAACCGGTTCCTGGTGGCGGGGGACGCCTGGCGGGCCTGCCGCGAGGGACGTGCCGATCCTGCGACGTTCGGCGTCAGTTGGCTCGACCGGATCAGGGGCCTTTGGTACGTCCGGTTCGCCGTCCTGCACGACCTGGCCGCCCTGAACGGCGTCGAGGTCCTGCCGTGGGACGGCTGGGGTCCCGAGATCCTCGACGACGCCTCCCTCACCGGGGAGGATCTGGCGCTGGCCGACGCCGTCGCCCGGGCGGACGACGAGGCGGACCTGCGGCGGCTGTACGCGCACCCTCGCCTGACCGTGCCGGACGCGGTGACCTCGTACACCACCTATGGCGGCGTACGGCAGGTCATTCTGCGAAGGGCGTCGCCTGGTGGAAGTAGAGCAGCCACCCGGTCCGCGTGA